Sequence from the Deltaproteobacteria bacterium genome:
CATGACATGCAGCGCAGGCAACGAGGTCTGCGTCTTCCGGCCTGTGACCAATACGTTTCCGGTCCATGGGCGGCCCTGGATGAGATCCTGTTTTATCTCCCAGGTGGCAGTCCAGACATTTTACATCCCGCTTCTCGTCCCCGCACGGCCCTGAACAATGGCAGTCCGTACATACCATACCTGCCGTCCTGTGTACATCAGGGGTCATATTATGCCACTCCATGCCATAGGGCCTTTGGATGTGCTCACCTTCAACCAGAGGTACACGGTAATCATCTTCGTAGTCCATCTCAAACCGGCCGTAGTAGTCCCAACCAACGAAATTTCCATAGTGACAGGAAAGACACCGGGTATCCGGCACCTTCCTGCGGAACCTGTGATCCCAGGGCCTTTCGGCCCTGATGCCCAGATGGCATGCAGCGCAGCCGGTCCCGCGAGCAGTACCGGTGTAATCATCACCCTGGTAATAAACATGGCAGCGAAGGCACCTCCTCCTGAGTGCATCCGAAACAAGCCCCCTTTCAGTGCAGGGAGGCTCTTCTATGGGTAATTCCAGCAAAGTCGGTACCTGCTCACCAGGGAAGAAACCGGACCACACCGTCCCGATCATACCTGACAGGGTAAAATGGATCGAGGAACCGGCTACAGTCACTTCCCCGGCATGGCATCTTCCGCAGGTGCGGGCCATGAGGGACGGGTGGGACGGCATGGGAATCAGGCCCTTGTGGGCCTGGGCGCGGCTATAACCTTCAGGCCTCCCGTGGTGACAGGATCTGCAGCCGATATCATGGGCGGGATCCAGTTGCACATCGTGACACCGCCTGCATCCTGACTTGCCAAGAGATGAATCCATAAAAGGGGGCTGGCATGCAGAAAGCAGGCACACCAAAAGTATGTTAATGTAAATCATCATGATTTTGCACACTGATAAATTATACAGAAATCCATGTTTTTTTCATGCATGATTACACTGCAAAAAGCCATGCCTTCGCACAAATACAATTTCAAGGCTGCCCTGGCCTATCTGGATAGGTTCCAGTTTCATGGTTTTCGCCTGGGCCTTGAGCGGATGACAGGCATATTGAAAGCGCTCGGCAATCCTGAAAAGGGTTATCCCTGTCTCCATGTTGCCGGTACCAATGGAAAAGGCTCTGTAAGCGCCGTTATTGCAAGTATTCTAAATGCCGCTGGATACAGAACAGGTCTCTATACCTCACCCCACCTGTCATCTCTCAGGGAACGATTCAGGATAGGAGATATCATGATTTCTGAGGAGGAGTTGAGCGAACAGGTCTGGAAGATCAGAGATTTCCTGGAAACGGGTTATGAGCTCAGCTATTTTGAGTTTACTACTGCAATAGCAATGGTCTGGTTTGCGGAACAGAAAACGGACCTGGCAATCTTTGAGACCGGTCTCGGAGGCAGGCTGGATGCCACCAATATAGTCAATCCCCTGGTCTCTGTTATTACAAATATCTCTCTGGAGCACCAGTCCTTTCTGGGCAGTAGTATTCCTGAAATAGCCAGGGAAAAGGCCGGCATCATTAAGAAAGGTGTGCCGGTGATCACAGGGGTCAGGGAGCAGCCTGCTTTCTCTGTGATACTGGACAGATGTCTTGAGTTGAACGTACCCGTCCGGCAACTTGGCCGGGATTTCGACATTAAAGGGCATGGAAATTCGGGGATCGACTATAAAGGGGAATTTTTCGAAATCAACGGGTTGGATCCGGCCTTGAGAGGCAGGCATCAGGCTGTAAACGCCGGCCTTGCCATAGCGGCCTGCGAGGGATTGATGAAGCATGGATTCAAGGTCACTGATACTGCGATAAGAAATGGATGCAGAAGCGTCTATTGGCCTGGCAGGGGGGAACTGCTGATGGGAAGCCGCAGGGTGTTGCTCGACGGGGCCCACAACATAGGCGGCGTACGGTCACTCAAAGATCTTCTTGGCCAGTTGAATAGGATCTCAGGGAACAATGGGATGTGCAGGCATACTCTCCTGTGGGCCTGCTCTGACGAAGGCGGAGACAAGGACTTTGCAGCCATGCTCAGGGAGATAGCACCCCTGTTCGGGAAAATCGTCATCACAGAGCCTCCTGGTCCCAGGATACCGGTCACGCTGGAGAGGTGGGGACGAAATGATATCCCGAAAGATGCGATCATGGAGCAGAACTGGAAAAATGCACTGGATAAGGCCCTTTCAATCTGCAGTATGGAGGATCTGCTTTGCGTGGCAGGCTCGCTTTATCTCGTGGGGGCAGTGAGAGAGGAGTTAATGAAGAGGGATTTCTGCGTATATAATCATAATCCAAGGCAGGACTGGACCCATAAACGCTGAGTTGTTTTTGCCCGGGAGAGACTGAAGAAAGATGAACATCGAACATCGAACGTCCAACATCGAACGTTGAATGGGAAAAGATGAAGAAGCAGAAATAGCTGCTGAACGTTCGATGCTCATTTTTCAAAACAACCCCGCATGGCATAAATGCAAACCTGTAAACGTCTATATCTTTGTCATTTCCTTGAACATACCCTGGGAGTATGCATTTATTCGTTTTTTATAGGCCTCCCGTACGATGGACATATCATTTATAAACTGCTCGAGTTCAGGAAATGTCAGCGATTGCGGCCCGTCACACAGAGCGGTTTCCGGTTCCGGATGGCATTCAACCAGGATCATGTTGGCACCGGCTATGATGCCCTGTGCAGCTGCATTAAATATGTCCAGCAACCCGTCAGGGGAGTGTTCCTTTGACCCTACAGAATGGCTGGGGTCCACACATACAGGGAGCCTGGTCAGCCTCTGAACCACCGGCACATGTATAAAATCCACTATGTTGCGATGGGGCAGGCCAAGCTGTGACTTGACTCCTCTCAGGCAAAATACTATCTGGCGATTGCCTTCACTGGCAATGTATTCACAGGCATTCAGGGATTCTTCAAGGGTGAGTCCCATGCCCCGCTTATACAGCACAGGTAACTCATCCTGAGATCCAACGGCCTTAAGCAGCTCAAAGTTCTGTGCATTCCGGGTCCCGATCTGAAGCATGACCCCGGTGGGCTTTCCCGCAGCCTCCAGGGCCTCCCTGATTTCATCAATGTGCTGCTCCCGCAGGACCTCCATGGCAATGATTTTGATCTCGTACTTGCCGGCCAGATCAAAGACCCACGGCAGGCACTCGGCCCCATGCCCCTGGAAATCATAGGGGCTGGTCCGTGGCTTGTAAGCACCCATTCTGGTGGTCTCTATCCCGAGACTCTTAAGAAACTTGAAGGTTTCTTCTGCATGCTCAAGTGTGTCAACAGCGCACGGTCCGGGAAAGATATGAAGGGTCTTCTGGTCAAACTTTATACCCTGATAGGTAAAACCTGCCGGCACAAGTTTTAAGTCGTATCTGCCGATCTGCCGGTACTTGCTTGAGACCCTGATTACCCGCTCGACGCCGGTCATGCCGGTCAGGACCTCCTCCGGTATATCATGTGTTGGTCCGATGAGGTGGATTTCCCTGACCGTCCTGGTCTCACCCTGAAGCTCCACCAGTTTGACTTTGATGTCATGGAATTGTTTGAGGTAAGTGCTTATTTTTTCATACTCGGGTCCCGGAACATCTGTATCCGGTTTTAGAATTATAATCATCTCTCAGCCCCTGAAACCATCTTGCAAAATTCCGTGCCTTGTTCCTGTTATTGGTGAGATCCATTAATACTTACAGTAAATATTCTTATGAACCCGTGGTCTCACGTAACCGTTCACTGAAAGGGGATATTTCTTTTCACTTCCACCATTCAGCCCCTTGTTTTCTAAGGCTTTTGACACGGGGGATGTCCTGCCCCCTCCGCATTCGCCTTACGCAGCGCTCAGGCGATGTAGTTTCCCCCACAGCAAAAGCCGAGAAAACTACGGGGGCTTCCGTTAAACTGTTCAAAGAAATATCTCCTGCCAGTAAACGGTTGCCATCCGCGCCCTGCCGCAGGAGCGGTTTGCCTTTTGCAGGGTTTCGATCGCGGGCCGGATTGCACTGCCTCTCCGGTCCGCGATGAGCGAGCTTTGAAACCCGGAAAAAGGTAACCGCTTCAAGGCAGGATATAACGGGTTCACCGGATATTTACTACTTACACTATCTTAAACGACAGGTCAGTTGTTCCTACCACGTTGATACATCCCGGTCAATATACGTGGTCAAAGGAAAAACAGTCAACCGCATTCTCTGCTCCAAGCAGCCCCAGCCAGGTCTGGCGTTTGACTCCCTCCATGTTGGTGCAGGCCCGTCTCAAGGCATACTTCTGGCCGATCAGGTACACTTTCTCCTCGGCCCTGGTTATGGCTGTATAGAACCACTTGTTGTTGAGCATTATGAAGTGGGAATTAGTAAGAGGAATGACAACTATACGGTACTGGCTTCCCTGCGCCTTATGTACTGTCAGGGCATAGGCCAGCTCTACTATATCGCCGAGATGGTCAAAGCAGTATGCCACAACTATTCTTTCCGGATAGACCACGTAGAATTGCTCGGTCTCAGGATCTATCTCTGAAATAAGACCGACATAGCCGTTAAAGATCCTCCTGAACTCCTCGGGCTCGAACCTTTTTCCCTGTTTAATAAACCTGGCCCAGGTCATTACCTGCATATCCCTGTTCTGGAGATGGACTACCTTGTCCCCCTTTCTTATTGTTATGCCTGCCCTGGTTACATCGCCGCTTTTGTGATTAAGGATGTCCTGAAGGTTCGTATTTAATATCTCCGTACCCAATTGACCCACTCTCATCGGGGTGAGCACCTGAAAGTCCCATACAGGATGGTTGAGACGCCCCTTGTATTCCCTGGCAAGCCCAAGGATACGATCAAGGATGGCCTGATTGTTTTCTTCTCTCAGGAGCTTTAATTCTCTTTCCGTCCGGTCTTTTTTCAGGGCATAGATATTGTGACGCTCTATCTTCTCGAATGAAAAGTCGCTCCACCCCGGTGCCTCAACTCCTTTAGGGACCCTCCCCTGACGGATCTCATTGGCAAAAAGGGTGAGCACGCTCCCCTCGCTCTGGCGAAAAATACGGGTAAGATGCACCGCGGATATCAACCCTGCGGCCAGCATGTCTCCAAAGATGTTTCCTGCCCCAATCGGGGGAAGCTGGGCCGGGTCCCCCACCAGCAACAGCAGAGCCTCTGGCTTCAGGGCCTTGGCAAGGCGATAGAAAAGGGGCAGGCTTACCATGGACGCCTCA
This genomic interval carries:
- a CDS encoding bifunctional folylpolyglutamate synthase/dihydrofolate synthase, with translation MFFSCMITLQKAMPSHKYNFKAALAYLDRFQFHGFRLGLERMTGILKALGNPEKGYPCLHVAGTNGKGSVSAVIASILNAAGYRTGLYTSPHLSSLRERFRIGDIMISEEELSEQVWKIRDFLETGYELSYFEFTTAIAMVWFAEQKTDLAIFETGLGGRLDATNIVNPLVSVITNISLEHQSFLGSSIPEIAREKAGIIKKGVPVITGVREQPAFSVILDRCLELNVPVRQLGRDFDIKGHGNSGIDYKGEFFEINGLDPALRGRHQAVNAGLAIAACEGLMKHGFKVTDTAIRNGCRSVYWPGRGELLMGSRRVLLDGAHNIGGVRSLKDLLGQLNRISGNNGMCRHTLLWACSDEGGDKDFAAMLREIAPLFGKIVITEPPGPRIPVTLERWGRNDIPKDAIMEQNWKNALDKALSICSMEDLLCVAGSLYLVGAVREELMKRDFCVYNHNPRQDWTHKR
- a CDS encoding 3-deoxy-7-phosphoheptulonate synthase, encoding MIIILKPDTDVPGPEYEKISTYLKQFHDIKVKLVELQGETRTVREIHLIGPTHDIPEEVLTGMTGVERVIRVSSKYRQIGRYDLKLVPAGFTYQGIKFDQKTLHIFPGPCAVDTLEHAEETFKFLKSLGIETTRMGAYKPRTSPYDFQGHGAECLPWVFDLAGKYEIKIIAMEVLREQHIDEIREALEAAGKPTGVMLQIGTRNAQNFELLKAVGSQDELPVLYKRGMGLTLEESLNACEYIASEGNRQIVFCLRGVKSQLGLPHRNIVDFIHVPVVQRLTRLPVCVDPSHSVGSKEHSPDGLLDIFNAAAQGIIAGANMILVECHPEPETALCDGPQSLTFPELEQFINDMSIVREAYKKRINAYSQGMFKEMTKI